In Cydia splendana chromosome 25, ilCydSple1.2, whole genome shotgun sequence, a single genomic region encodes these proteins:
- the LOC134802685 gene encoding G patch domain-containing protein 4, with amino-acid sequence MDFARKQLEKYGWTDGKGLGKNENGISQALKPKLKRSVTGVGHDAASDFTEHWWTTLYNKAAGNVEVEEKNGKTKKIKTNTDDFQISNSNWKLTKTKNKSTAEEEQYADYFVKKATLTNGGVKMEKMAESDSESDGEKKDVFKMTDEELFAACGGRTAHKGARHGLRAIGKLARIDQQEQHLLEQEKYEGYSHYEKKKKNKNKPANELQVEDLNLNSDTEVPKTKKKKKKKRCSNSESLTEIGNGNIEVAECAESESKKNKKKRKLTDENVASEIEEENGRKTKKLKNIDANVSDPDVGCLFKSKKKKKRNENMESLPKDEAESNTNFLKTDGKYEFLDNGVVRKTKKKNKKSK; translated from the exons ATGGATTTCGCTAGAAAACAACTCGAGAAATACGGCTGGACCGATG gTAAAGGTTTAGGTAAGAATGAAAACGGTATATCCCAAGCATTGAAGCCCAAATTAAAGCGAAGCGTCACAGGCGTAGGGCATGACGCGGCGTCTGACTTCACAGAACACTGGTGGACGACGCTGTATAACAAGGCAGCTGGTAATGTCGAG GTTGAAGAGAAAAACGGCAAAACCAAAAAGATCaaaacaaacacagatgacTTCCAAATATCAAACAGCAACTGGAAActgacaaaaacaaaaaataaatcaacCGCAGAAGAGGAACAGTACGCGGACTATTTTGTTAAAAAAGCGACTTTGACAAACGGGGGAGTTAAAATGGAGAAAATGGCAGAGTCAGACTCGGAGAGTGACGGGGAGAAGAAGGATGTATTTAAGATGACCGATGAGGAGCTTTTTGCGGCCTGTGGTGGACGGACAGCACATAA AGGCGCAAGGCATGGATTGCGGGCTATAGGCAAATTAGCAAGAATAGACCAACAAGAACAACATTTGCTTGAACAAGAAAAGTATGAAGGTTACTCGCATTatgaaaagaaaaagaaaaataaaaacaaaccagCCAATGAACTGCAAGTAGAAGATTTAAATTTGAACAGTGACACAGAAGTTCCTAAAAccaagaagaagaaaaagaagaagcgTTGCTCAAACAGCGAGAGTCTAACGGAAATTGGGAATGGTAACATCGAAGTGGCTGAATGCGCAGAGTCTGAatctaagaaaaataaaaagaaacgcAAACTGACAGATGAAAATGTTGCCAGTGAAATCGAAGAGGAAAATGGTAGAAAaacgaaaaaattaaaaaacattgaTGCGAATGTTTCGGATCCTGATGTTGGATGTCTTTTCAAatcaaagaaaaagaaaaagcgAAATGAAAATATGGAATCACTGCCAAAGGATGAAGCGGAATCCAATACTAATTTCCTAAAAACAGACGGAAAGTACGAGTTCCTCGACAACGGGGTGGTTCggaaaacgaagaaaaaaaataaaaagtcaaaATAA